A DNA window from Xanthomonas campestris pv. campestris str. ATCC 33913 contains the following coding sequences:
- a CDS encoding DUF1653 domain-containing protein, with protein MPSLPPLPSIEPGRYRHFKGGHYEVLDVVRHSETLAPLVLYRPLETDVGMWVRPFEMFVAQVEVEGMMRPRFERIG; from the coding sequence ATGCCTTCCTTGCCTCCACTCCCGTCCATTGAGCCCGGCCGTTATCGGCATTTCAAAGGGGGGCACTACGAGGTGTTGGACGTGGTTCGTCACAGCGAGACATTGGCGCCGCTGGTGCTGTACCGCCCGCTCGAGACGGACGTAGGGATGTGGGTGCGGCCATTCGAGATGTTTGTGGCGCAGGTCGAGGTAGAGGGCATGATGCGGCCGCGGTTCGAACGTATCGGCTGA
- a CDS encoding DNA/RNA non-specific endonuclease, translated as MRLGIFLAVFLLTTFSAGAQAQVVTLNKGGFLLRYDCTNRTALRYEYTLTADTGSAARPSSFFLDTDLPSGCAGQTTTNSYASVRSGYDRGHLVTSNHMDYNATYIRRANFMSNIVPQVAGFNQGIWVRAENVAECYRDIASVQVYGGVIYSDTSNDYFLASHGIRTPDFFWKTIITANPGGGTRAISWLIPNSATLGSLDSYIVSIDELEDLYGASEIGISAPAAVKAMLPATTWPQPSNCDLG; from the coding sequence ATGCGTTTGGGAATCTTCCTCGCCGTTTTCCTCCTCACCACCTTCAGTGCCGGTGCCCAGGCCCAGGTGGTCACGCTCAACAAGGGCGGCTTCCTGCTGCGCTACGACTGCACCAACCGCACGGCCTTGCGTTACGAATACACGCTCACCGCCGACACCGGCTCGGCCGCGCGTCCGTCCAGCTTCTTCCTGGACACCGATCTGCCCAGCGGTTGCGCCGGCCAGACCACCACCAACTCGTATGCGAGCGTGCGCTCCGGCTACGACCGTGGCCATCTAGTTACCTCCAACCACATGGACTACAACGCCACCTACATTCGCCGTGCCAACTTCATGTCCAACATCGTTCCGCAGGTGGCTGGCTTCAACCAGGGAATCTGGGTACGTGCAGAAAATGTCGCCGAGTGCTACCGCGACATCGCCAGCGTGCAGGTCTATGGCGGCGTGATCTATAGCGACACCAGCAACGACTACTTCCTGGCCAGCCACGGCATCCGCACACCGGATTTCTTCTGGAAGACCATCATCACCGCCAACCCGGGCGGCGGCACGCGCGCGATCAGCTGGCTGATTCCCAACAGCGCCACGCTTGGCTCACTGGACAGCTACATCGTCAGCATCGATGAGCTGGAAGACCTCTACGGTGCCAGCGAGATCGGCATCTCAGCACCAGCCGCAGTGAAGGCAATGCTGCCTGCAACCACCTGGCCGCAGCCGAGCAATTGCGACCTGGGTTAA
- a CDS encoding PIG-L deacetylase family protein → MDALAGQPIEGTGTPESVWRAAAVLQHMPQASLGALLQDARRLVVVAPHPDDEVLGCGGLMAAAQAHGIPVCVIALTDGEMAYPHVPAWAPHLLAPARRQELDAALAALGLTNHAVTHCDLGDGALHEHEDAMTHAIASHLQPQDLVLVTWHRDAHPDHEAAARATRAACARHGVRLLTYPVWAWHWSQPGDGVFEDDRALRFELTPAVHAAKQRAITCFSTQLGTCTPPVNEPILPPHVLARFDRTFEVFLA, encoded by the coding sequence ATGGACGCTCTAGCAGGGCAGCCGATCGAAGGCACCGGAACTCCGGAATCGGTGTGGCGCGCTGCAGCCGTGCTCCAGCACATGCCGCAAGCGTCACTGGGCGCGCTGCTGCAGGATGCGCGGCGGCTGGTGGTGGTTGCGCCACATCCGGACGATGAAGTGCTTGGCTGTGGTGGTTTGATGGCCGCCGCGCAAGCACACGGCATTCCAGTCTGTGTGATTGCGCTGACCGATGGCGAGATGGCCTACCCGCACGTGCCCGCCTGGGCACCGCACCTGTTGGCGCCTGCGCGCAGGCAGGAACTCGATGCGGCACTGGCGGCCCTTGGGCTGACCAATCACGCGGTGACCCATTGCGATCTTGGCGACGGCGCATTGCACGAGCACGAAGACGCCATGACGCACGCGATTGCCAGCCATCTCCAGCCACAGGATCTTGTGTTGGTCACCTGGCACCGCGACGCGCACCCCGACCACGAAGCCGCTGCGCGTGCCACCCGCGCCGCCTGCGCGCGCCACGGTGTGCGCCTGCTCACCTATCCGGTGTGGGCATGGCATTGGTCGCAACCGGGCGACGGCGTTTTCGAAGATGACCGCGCGCTGCGTTTCGAGCTCACGCCCGCCGTGCACGCCGCCAAACAGCGCGCGATCACGTGTTTTTCCACCCAGCTCGGCACCTGCACTCCGCCGGTCAACGAGCCGATTCTTCCGCCGCATGTGCTGGCGCGTTTCGATCGCACGTTCGAAGTGTTCCTCGCATGA
- a CDS encoding IS5-like element IS1478 family transposase → MHTRRPAAEHMPAEELFRSRLENQIDLRHPLAQLSQRMPWTALEQALSSRLPATQAGGGRPALPVRLIAGLLYLKHAYDLSDEAVCERWLENPYWQFFTGEVVFQTRLPCDASSLTRWRQRLDEAGMEELLAHTINAAHAMQAVDARELSRVIVDTTVQEKAIAYPTDSRLLEVARKKLVLLAKRYGIGLRQSYARQGPALSRKAGRYAHARQFKRMQRVLRRQRTVLGRVLRDIARKLDQVEPGVRERIAVWLERAQRLYTQRPKDKQKLYALHAPEVECIGKGKARQAYEFGVKVGIAVTACKGLVVGARSFPGNPYDGDTLAEQLEQTRGLLQDLSVEPTVAIVDLGYRGREVDGVQVLHRGKAKTLTRRQWRWIKRRQAVEPVIGHLKDDCRLRRCRLKGAQGDALHVLGCAAGYNLRWLLRWIAFLRAWMRAMGWPSFSAVPLSPMTLGA, encoded by the coding sequence ATGCATACACGCCGTCCTGCTGCCGAGCACATGCCTGCCGAGGAGTTGTTTCGTTCGCGCCTGGAGAACCAGATCGATCTGCGGCATCCGCTGGCGCAGCTGAGCCAACGGATGCCGTGGACGGCGTTGGAGCAAGCACTTTCATCGCGCTTGCCGGCCACCCAGGCTGGTGGCGGTCGGCCGGCATTGCCGGTGCGGCTGATCGCCGGTTTGCTCTACCTCAAACACGCCTACGACCTGTCCGATGAGGCGGTGTGCGAGCGTTGGCTGGAAAATCCGTATTGGCAGTTTTTCACTGGCGAGGTCGTGTTCCAGACGCGCTTGCCGTGCGATGCCAGCTCGCTGACGCGCTGGCGTCAGCGGCTTGACGAAGCGGGGATGGAAGAGTTGCTGGCACACACCATCAACGCTGCACATGCCATGCAGGCGGTGGACGCACGCGAGTTGTCGCGGGTGATCGTGGACACCACGGTGCAGGAAAAGGCGATTGCCTATCCGACCGATAGTCGGTTGCTGGAGGTGGCACGCAAGAAACTGGTGCTGCTGGCCAAGCGTTACGGCATCGGGTTGCGGCAGAGCTACGCACGGCAAGGTCCGGCCCTGAGCCGCAAGGCGGGCCGCTATGCGCATGCACGCCAGTTCAAGCGCATGCAGCGCGTGCTGCGACGTCAACGCACGGTCTTGGGGCGGGTGTTGCGCGATATCGCGCGCAAGCTGGACCAGGTGGAACCCGGCGTGCGCGAGCGCATCGCGGTCTGGCTGGAACGTGCGCAACGGCTGTACACGCAGCGTCCGAAGGACAAACAAAAACTGTACGCATTGCATGCCCCGGAAGTGGAATGCATCGGTAAGGGCAAGGCGCGTCAAGCGTACGAATTCGGCGTCAAGGTCGGCATTGCGGTCACCGCCTGCAAGGGATTGGTCGTGGGTGCGCGTAGCTTCCCGGGCAACCCGTACGACGGCGACACCTTGGCCGAGCAGCTGGAGCAGACACGCGGGTTGCTGCAGGATCTGAGCGTAGAACCGACGGTGGCGATCGTGGACCTGGGCTATCGCGGGCGCGAGGTCGATGGCGTGCAGGTGCTCCATCGTGGCAAGGCCAAGACGCTGACGCGACGGCAATGGCGCTGGATCAAACGACGGCAGGCGGTGGAACCGGTGATCGGACATCTGAAAGACGACTGCAGGTTGCGTCGCTGCAGGCTGAAAGGTGCACAAGGCGATGCGCTGCACGTACTCGGCTGCGCCGCCGGCTACAACCTGCGCTGGCTGCTGCGCTGGATCGCGTTTTTGCGTGCCTGGATGCGGGCGATGGGATGGCCATCCTTTAGCGCCGTGCCGCTGTCGCCGATGACACTTGGTGCTTGA
- a CDS encoding DUF6531 domain-containing protein: MEKAADALRNSKDYQGIGQYLKPYSKAFLNRGAGEVWTYFRVPFLKAASVSGPSYGVNLGIYGVGNPGCTASPEFGSSWCTEEGALIAKSLDILTTKLGKSCSLQSSTQTSDYNTTGLGLSSNGDVSYSSDKYFNATFNCLSNSGAPVSVSWRWNVYKKRKLTCEANFTPSQGNLILAEAALTTEAVCKPKNDDNTWVTSPLKQFQSCSTNNPCHPTTGDKSREEKDFEFAGRSFNRYYHSVNQTKSVIPVGEGWSLSYSDRFDSSNTAYLDEAGNRDVFTTVAAGTGRARNSGRLYRRISNSTTYYRVIEETGEYRDFGKDGELLAVRNPASPDRDVTVVYEGTRIARLVDGHGRAVTFAYTDGRVTGMEIPGGGIVLYDYDVDGNLIAATYPDGAKHLYHYHEKGLAEPQLVNYLTGITGESGQRYASFGYDTYGRVISSVLHGDTGAVDGVTLNYVAEGVTEVTQASGAVKRFEYGSTIFSPVNNVTEGAASTSNTYFSDGRLQSVTDASGSKVSYEYAPAYRSAVTVGDGTQEAVRTESVRDALTHQLTELNVKGAQGLVVSKRWTRNERGQALTQVEQDAVSGKQRQQTFTYCEQADVTAGSCPLVGVLLRVDGARTDLSDATTYDYYPAAQGGDLKTITNAVGQVTQFLSRP; the protein is encoded by the coding sequence ATGGAGAAGGCTGCCGATGCCCTTCGCAACTCCAAGGACTATCAAGGCATCGGGCAGTATTTGAAGCCCTACTCAAAAGCTTTTTTGAATCGGGGAGCGGGAGAGGTCTGGACCTATTTCCGTGTCCCGTTTCTAAAGGCCGCCTCGGTCTCTGGCCCGTCCTATGGAGTCAATTTGGGTATCTACGGGGTCGGAAACCCCGGCTGCACAGCGTCCCCAGAGTTTGGATCAAGCTGGTGCACGGAGGAAGGCGCACTCATCGCCAAGTCCTTGGACATCCTAACGACAAAGCTCGGGAAATCTTGTTCACTTCAGTCCAGTACTCAAACGTCGGATTACAATACGACTGGTCTTGGCCTCTCCTCAAATGGCGATGTTAGTTATAGCTCAGACAAATATTTCAACGCGACATTTAATTGTCTGTCGAACTCGGGGGCACCTGTCTCAGTGTCGTGGCGTTGGAATGTCTACAAGAAGCGAAAGTTGACGTGCGAAGCAAACTTCACGCCTTCTCAGGGAAATTTAATTCTCGCGGAGGCAGCTCTTACGACAGAGGCTGTTTGTAAGCCCAAGAACGATGACAACACCTGGGTCACGTCGCCCTTGAAGCAGTTCCAAAGTTGCAGCACAAACAACCCTTGCCATCCCACGACAGGCGATAAGTCTCGCGAAGAGAAAGACTTCGAGTTCGCAGGTCGTTCTTTCAATCGCTATTATCATTCCGTCAATCAGACCAAGAGTGTCATACCGGTCGGAGAGGGCTGGTCGTTGAGTTACAGCGACCGATTCGACAGTTCCAACACAGCCTATCTCGACGAGGCGGGCAACAGGGATGTTTTCACCACGGTTGCTGCTGGCACCGGCCGTGCCCGGAATTCGGGACGGCTGTATCGCCGCATCAGCAATAGCACTACGTATTACCGAGTCATCGAAGAAACTGGCGAATATCGCGATTTCGGCAAGGATGGCGAGCTGCTCGCGGTGCGCAATCCAGCCTCGCCGGACCGTGACGTAACCGTAGTCTACGAGGGCACGCGCATTGCGCGATTGGTCGATGGTCATGGCCGCGCCGTGACGTTCGCCTATACGGACGGGCGTGTCACGGGCATGGAGATTCCGGGTGGCGGAATCGTTCTTTACGACTACGATGTTGACGGTAATTTGATTGCCGCCACGTATCCCGATGGTGCGAAGCACCTTTACCACTATCACGAGAAGGGACTTGCGGAACCTCAGCTGGTCAACTATTTAACTGGTATCACCGGGGAGAGCGGGCAGCGCTATGCATCGTTTGGTTACGACACCTATGGACGCGTGATAAGCAGCGTTCTCCATGGCGATACCGGGGCGGTCGATGGAGTGACTCTGAACTACGTGGCCGAAGGCGTCACGGAAGTCACCCAGGCATCTGGCGCGGTCAAGCGCTTCGAGTATGGGTCTACCATTTTCAGCCCGGTCAACAACGTAACCGAAGGCGCAGCAAGCACGTCCAACACCTACTTCAGCGATGGTCGACTGCAAAGCGTGACGGACGCATCGGGCAGTAAGGTTTCCTACGAATACGCGCCGGCGTATCGATCAGCCGTGACGGTCGGTGACGGCACGCAGGAGGCGGTGCGCACTGAGAGCGTGAGGGATGCGCTGACCCACCAATTGACCGAGCTCAATGTGAAGGGGGCACAGGGGCTGGTTGTGTCCAAGCGATGGACTCGCAATGAGCGTGGCCAAGCACTGACCCAGGTCGAGCAAGATGCCGTTTCCGGGAAGCAGCGTCAGCAGACCTTCACCTATTGCGAGCAGGCCGACGTAACCGCAGGAAGCTGCCCCCTGGTGGGAGTGCTGCTGCGTGTGGACGGAGCGCGAACAGATCTCAGCGACGCCACCACGTACGACTACTATCCCGCGGCTCAGGGCGGGGACCTGAAGACGATCACCAACGCAGTGGGCCAGGTCACCCAGTTCCTTAGTCGCCCCTGA
- a CDS encoding IS4-like element IS1481A family transposase, which translates to MRASEVLQKCLPNSLSGMHALRERALLHAVEALLHGRRLTLMDIARSWPSALRVRAPLKAVDRLLSNRNLQVERSVIDHEMAHWLLRGAQPVIVIDWSDLKPDKSWCLLRAAVPVGGRTLTLLDMVVPGKQQGSPGAERRFLQQLRALVPDDVRPILVTDAGFRTPWFRAVSAMGWCWVGRLRGRTQVKPQDVRDEADQWIDSRKLHVLASNRACELPPMQANRSDPLDCRLVIYAKARQGRKQCNRRSPAKVSRASSSLKAAAREREPWLIVASPQLQAPSAKQLVNVYARRMQIELAFRDLKSHRYGQALEDSLTRRGERLQILLLINTLAAFASWLAGLGCEATGIAQWLSPRNSTRKLYSTLRIGREALVRQWPMEPVSRWIGRLRALPAAVREQMTLTV; encoded by the coding sequence ATGCGCGCCAGCGAAGTATTGCAGAAGTGCCTGCCCAACTCACTGTCCGGGATGCATGCGTTGCGCGAACGCGCGTTGCTGCATGCGGTCGAGGCGTTGTTGCACGGACGCAGGCTGACACTGATGGACATCGCACGTTCGTGGCCGAGCGCACTGCGGGTGCGCGCGCCGCTCAAGGCAGTTGATCGCCTGTTGAGTAATCGCAATTTGCAGGTCGAGCGATCAGTGATCGACCACGAGATGGCGCACTGGCTGCTGCGCGGCGCGCAGCCGGTAATCGTCATCGACTGGAGCGATCTGAAGCCAGACAAATCGTGGTGTCTGCTGCGCGCAGCGGTGCCGGTGGGCGGCCGCACGCTTACCTTGCTGGACATGGTAGTGCCAGGAAAGCAGCAGGGATCGCCTGGTGCAGAAAGACGCTTCTTGCAACAACTGAGGGCACTGGTTCCGGACGATGTTCGCCCGATCCTGGTCACTGACGCCGGCTTCCGGACACCGTGGTTCCGCGCTGTATCGGCCATGGGCTGGTGTTGGGTTGGGCGACTGCGCGGGCGCACGCAAGTCAAGCCGCAGGACGTGCGGGATGAAGCAGATCAGTGGATCGACAGCCGGAAACTGCATGTGTTGGCGTCCAATCGTGCATGCGAGTTACCGCCGATGCAGGCCAATCGCAGCGATCCACTCGATTGCAGGTTGGTGATTTACGCCAAGGCACGGCAAGGGCGCAAACAGTGCAATCGCCGCTCACCCGCCAAAGTCTCGCGTGCGTCATCGAGTCTGAAGGCCGCAGCGCGCGAGCGCGAGCCTTGGCTCATCGTTGCATCCCCGCAGCTGCAGGCGCCCAGCGCAAAGCAGTTGGTCAATGTGTACGCACGACGGATGCAGATCGAGCTTGCATTTCGCGATCTGAAATCACATCGCTACGGCCAGGCGCTGGAAGACAGTTTGACCCGACGCGGCGAGCGACTGCAGATCCTGCTGCTGATCAATACGTTGGCTGCATTCGCCAGCTGGTTGGCGGGGCTGGGATGCGAAGCGACCGGTATCGCCCAGTGGCTGTCTCCTCGCAACAGCACACGCAAGCTTTACTCCACGCTACGCATCGGCCGAGAAGCGCTGGTCAGGCAGTGGCCGATGGAACCCGTCTCACGGTGGATAGGGCGCTTGCGCGCACTGCCTGCGGCAGTGCGCGAGCAGATGACGCTTACGGTGTAA
- a CDS encoding glycosyltransferase, with protein MIAVTIPAHNEQALIGPCLQSIRVAAQHPALQGEAVEIHVALDRCTDQTGVIARAHGAITQEVCGGVGVARAAAASAAIARGAHWLACTDADTRVPPDWLMAQLACAADAFCGVVEVTDWRDHLSQTRAAFLASEIRHDGHPHVHGANLGMRTSAYLAAGGFSNASSSEDVALVAALEQAGMRIARLASPVVNTSARRSARASGGFADYLLRLEAALLAASPSLG; from the coding sequence ATGATCGCGGTCACCATCCCCGCGCATAACGAGCAGGCACTGATCGGGCCGTGCCTGCAGTCCATCCGCGTGGCCGCGCAGCACCCGGCACTGCAAGGCGAAGCGGTCGAGATTCACGTCGCACTGGACCGTTGCACCGATCAAACCGGCGTCATCGCCCGCGCGCATGGCGCGATCACCCAGGAGGTGTGCGGCGGCGTGGGCGTTGCACGCGCGGCCGCCGCAAGCGCGGCGATTGCGCGCGGTGCGCATTGGCTGGCGTGCACCGATGCCGACACCCGCGTGCCGCCCGATTGGCTTATGGCGCAACTCGCCTGCGCGGCAGATGCCTTCTGCGGCGTCGTGGAAGTGACCGACTGGCGCGATCACCTGAGCCAGACCCGCGCCGCGTTTCTGGCCAGCGAAATCCGGCACGACGGCCATCCGCATGTGCATGGCGCAAACCTGGGCATGCGGACCTCCGCCTATCTGGCCGCCGGCGGCTTTTCCAACGCGAGTAGCAGCGAAGATGTCGCGCTGGTCGCCGCCCTGGAACAGGCCGGCATGCGCATCGCGCGCCTGGCCAGCCCGGTGGTGAACACCAGCGCGCGCCGCAGTGCACGTGCCAGTGGCGGCTTCGCCGATTATCTGCTGCGCCTGGAGGCAGCCCTGCTGGCAGCCAGCCCAAGCCTGGGCTGA
- a CDS encoding DUF488 domain-containing protein produces the protein MNNETPQIHEVHALDEADAGAPSTVWTIGHSTRSWEAFFALLRVHRIEAVVDVRRFPGSRRYPWFASDVMASALAEIGLAYVWLPQLGGRRRAQPGSPNGAWRNAAFQGYADHMTSAEFQQAFARVTTLAASTRSALMCAEALWWQCHRRLISDLLVHRGHAVLHVMSEKPPQPHQLTPGAQAAGTDLIYPPQQGALFAEHDA, from the coding sequence ATGAACAATGAAACGCCGCAGATCCACGAGGTACATGCGTTGGACGAAGCGGATGCCGGTGCTCCCAGCACCGTCTGGACGATTGGCCATTCCACACGCAGTTGGGAAGCGTTTTTCGCACTGCTGCGCGTGCACCGCATCGAGGCGGTGGTGGATGTGCGGCGCTTTCCTGGCTCCAGGCGGTATCCGTGGTTTGCAAGTGACGTAATGGCATCGGCGTTGGCCGAGATCGGCTTGGCCTACGTCTGGTTGCCGCAGCTCGGTGGACGCCGTCGTGCGCAGCCGGGATCGCCGAATGGGGCCTGGCGTAATGCCGCGTTCCAGGGCTATGCCGATCATATGACCAGCGCGGAATTCCAGCAGGCATTTGCGCGAGTGACCACGCTTGCGGCGAGCACGCGTAGCGCGCTGATGTGTGCAGAGGCGCTGTGGTGGCAGTGCCACCGCCGGTTGATTTCCGATTTGCTGGTGCACCGCGGCCATGCAGTGTTGCACGTGATGAGCGAGAAGCCCCCGCAGCCGCACCAACTGACGCCCGGCGCGCAGGCGGCAGGCACGGATTTGATTTATCCACCGCAGCAGGGCGCTTTATTTGCGGAGCACGATGCGTAG
- a CDS encoding class I SAM-dependent DNA methyltransferase — translation MSVLNSDDSEQLYADADPFGYRSRWYEQRKRAVLLAALPFPLVDRGWEFGCSNGELTAELGTRCTRLLATDLSHHAVKLASERVQQHPGITLQQANHPADWPTGQFDLIVFSEVGYYLDANAFERTVALFATSLAPQGCLVACHWRHPFEGAVRSAEQVHQALDQVLARDTLCRYEDADFLLQAWMAGPSIAQREQLR, via the coding sequence ATGAGCGTGTTGAACAGCGACGACTCCGAGCAGCTCTACGCGGACGCTGACCCGTTCGGTTACCGCTCGCGCTGGTACGAGCAACGCAAGCGCGCCGTGCTGCTGGCCGCCCTGCCCTTTCCCTTGGTCGACCGCGGCTGGGAATTCGGCTGTTCCAATGGCGAGCTCACCGCAGAGCTGGGCACGCGCTGCACCCGCTTGCTGGCAACCGATCTTTCTCACCACGCCGTCAAGCTGGCCAGCGAGCGCGTGCAGCAGCACCCAGGCATCACGCTGCAACAAGCCAACCATCCGGCCGACTGGCCAACCGGTCAATTCGACCTGATCGTCTTCAGCGAAGTCGGTTATTACCTCGACGCAAATGCATTCGAGCGCACCGTCGCTTTGTTCGCCACATCGCTGGCGCCGCAAGGTTGCCTGGTGGCCTGCCACTGGCGGCATCCGTTCGAAGGCGCGGTGCGCAGTGCGGAGCAGGTGCATCAAGCGCTCGATCAGGTGCTGGCGCGCGATACCCTGTGCCGCTACGAAGACGCAGATTTCCTGCTGCAGGCATGGATGGCCGGCCCCTCAATCGCACAACGCGAGCAGTTGCGATGA
- a CDS encoding RHS repeat-associated core domain-containing protein, translating to MKGVFQGRLLSYDSAGRLLSQKDPNGVVTDYSYDARGRLTASIVRGQDSGSETDDRITRYSYWPTGLVKQVALPGGDVSDFTYDSAFRLTKVSDRYGNAILYTLDKSGRRVKEEIQDSKGVLKATMSRLYDELGHLKTTADAQGNPTDFTYDAVGTLKERTDAMGRSSTYTYDALHRLKQSIEDAGGIKATSAFQYDVLGQPSVVTDPKSLKTTYQRNGLGELLALTSPDTGSTGFTYDDAGNVLSRKDAANRQATYTYDALNRPVSVSYADAALETRFVYDVAPAVCVAGEQFAAGRLASMKDGSGTTQYCYNRFGDLVRKVQTTNGKALTVRYAYTAGGRLTSMVYPDGAMVDYVRNELGQVAEVGYTAPGGSREVLVKGATYLPMGPVDGWTYGNGRVLTRAYDQDYRPKAIQDKAVGGLDVGFGFDEVGNLTSLTPAGNPTPEIGLGYDTLGRLTALTDGVTGTVIDGYSYDATGNRLSAKVGSVTQAYTYPTTNHRLSAVAGVARTYDKTGNTLSIGGKAREFPYDASGRMSMVKRAGVLVMNYRYNGKGEQVRRFLGTTITYTLYDEAGHWLGDYDNNGAPKQQAIWLDDLPVGLLANANKLHYIEPDHLGSPRVVVDPVRNVAAWSWSLKGEAFGNTAPNQDPDGDGAALVLDMRFPGQRFDAASGLNQNYFRDYDSATGRYGQSDPIGLGGGLSTFGYVGGSPLYLIDPLGLESGTFQFGQYRMKQQNLSRALIEVVRRQ from the coding sequence TTGAAGGGGGTTTTTCAGGGGCGACTCCTTAGTTACGATAGCGCCGGCCGCCTGCTGTCGCAGAAGGATCCGAATGGGGTCGTGACCGACTACAGCTACGATGCGCGAGGTCGGCTGACGGCAAGCATTGTCCGGGGACAGGACAGCGGCTCGGAGACGGATGACCGCATTACGCGCTACAGCTATTGGCCCACCGGCTTGGTCAAGCAGGTTGCGCTGCCGGGTGGCGACGTGTCTGACTTCACCTACGACAGCGCATTCCGCCTGACCAAGGTTTCGGATCGTTACGGAAATGCCATCCTCTATACGCTCGACAAATCCGGACGGCGAGTTAAGGAGGAGATCCAGGACTCAAAAGGTGTGCTTAAGGCCACCATGTCCCGGCTCTACGATGAGCTAGGCCACCTAAAAACAACCGCAGATGCGCAGGGCAACCCGACGGATTTTACCTACGATGCAGTGGGCACGTTGAAGGAGCGGACAGATGCCATGGGTAGGTCAAGCACCTATACCTATGATGCCTTGCATCGCTTGAAGCAGAGTATCGAAGACGCCGGCGGCATCAAGGCGACGAGCGCTTTTCAATACGACGTGCTTGGACAACCGTCAGTGGTGACGGATCCGAAAAGCTTGAAGACTACCTACCAGCGCAACGGTCTGGGCGAACTGTTGGCGCTGACAAGTCCCGACACGGGCAGCACCGGCTTCACCTACGACGACGCAGGCAACGTGCTGTCTAGGAAGGACGCAGCCAACCGGCAGGCCACCTACACCTACGATGCCTTAAACCGGCCAGTATCGGTGTCCTATGCCGATGCAGCGCTTGAGACCCGTTTTGTCTACGACGTGGCCCCGGCTGTCTGCGTGGCGGGAGAGCAGTTCGCAGCCGGGCGCCTGGCCAGCATGAAGGACGGCAGCGGCACAACGCAGTATTGCTACAACCGATTCGGTGACCTGGTGCGCAAGGTCCAGACGACCAATGGCAAGGCACTGACGGTTCGTTATGCCTACACGGCAGGCGGGCGCCTGACGAGCATGGTCTATCCGGACGGGGCGATGGTTGACTATGTACGCAATGAGCTGGGCCAGGTCGCCGAGGTGGGCTATACCGCGCCTGGAGGCTCGCGCGAGGTGTTGGTCAAGGGTGCCACGTATCTGCCCATGGGCCCGGTGGACGGCTGGACCTACGGCAACGGCCGCGTGCTGACTCGAGCTTACGACCAGGATTACCGCCCCAAGGCCATTCAGGACAAAGCGGTTGGCGGTCTGGATGTCGGGTTCGGGTTCGATGAGGTGGGCAATCTCACCTCACTGACCCCAGCCGGCAATCCAACGCCGGAGATCGGCCTGGGCTACGACACGCTCGGCCGCCTCACAGCCCTCACCGACGGTGTCACCGGAACCGTCATTGATGGCTATAGCTACGACGCCACCGGCAATCGCCTCAGCGCCAAAGTCGGCAGCGTTACACAGGCTTACACCTATCCAACGACCAATCATCGCCTGAGTGCAGTAGCCGGCGTGGCGCGCACGTACGACAAGACAGGCAATACGCTGAGCATCGGTGGCAAGGCGCGGGAGTTCCCCTACGACGCATCCGGCCGCATGAGCATGGTCAAGCGTGCAGGCGTGCTGGTGATGAACTATCGCTACAACGGTAAAGGCGAGCAGGTGCGCCGCTTCTTGGGCACAACTATCACCTACACGCTTTATGACGAAGCCGGCCACTGGCTGGGCGACTACGATAACAATGGCGCGCCCAAGCAGCAGGCGATCTGGCTGGACGACCTACCGGTGGGCCTGCTGGCCAACGCCAACAAGCTGCACTACATCGAACCTGATCACCTGGGCAGCCCGCGTGTGGTGGTTGACCCGGTTCGTAACGTGGCGGCGTGGAGCTGGAGCCTAAAGGGCGAGGCCTTCGGCAACACTGCGCCGAATCAGGATCCGGATGGCGATGGTGCGGCGCTGGTGTTGGATATGCGCTTTCCGGGGCAGCGGTTTGATGCGGCTAGCGGGTTGAATCAAAATTACTTCAGGGACTACGACTCTGCTACCGGGCGGTATGGGCAGAGTGATCCGATTGGATTGGGCGGCGGTTTGTCGACATTTGGCTATGTTGGAGGAAGTCCACTTTACCTGATTGATCCGCTAGGGCTTGAGTCTGGCACATTCCAATTTGGCCAGTACCGAATGAAGCAGCAGAATTTGAGTCGGGCGCTAATCGAGGTGGTGCGACGGCAATGA